A genome region from Cervus canadensis isolate Bull #8, Minnesota chromosome 10, ASM1932006v1, whole genome shotgun sequence includes the following:
- the STMN3 gene encoding stathmin-3: MASTISAYKEKMKELSVLSLICSCFYSQPHPNTVYQYGDMEVKQLDKRASGQSFEVILKSPSDLSPESPVLSSPPKRKDTSLEELQKRLEAAEERRKTQEAQVLKQLAERREHEREVLHKALEENNNFSRLAEEKLNYKMELSKEIREAHLAALRERLREKELHAAEVRRNKEQREEMSG, from the exons CATACAAGGAGAAGATGAAGGAGCTGTCAGTGCTGTCGCTCATCTGCTCCTGCTTCTACTCACAGCCGCACCCCAACACCGTCTACCAGTATGGGG ACATGGAGGTGAAACAGCTGGACAAGAGGGCCTCCGGCCAGAGCTTTGAGGTCATCCTCAAGTCCCCTTCCGACCTGTCCCCGGAGAGTCCCGTGCTCTCCTCCCCCCCCAAGAGGAAGGACACCTCCCTGGAAGAGCTGCAGAAGCGGCTGGAGGCAGCTGAGGAGCGGAGGAAG ACACAGGAGGCGCAGGTGCTGAAGCAGCTGGCGGAGCGGCGCGAGCACGAACGCGAGGTGCTGCACAAGGCGCTGGAGGAGAACAACAACTTCAGCCGTCTGGCCGAGGAGAAGCTCAACTACAAGATGGAGCTCAGCAAGGAGATCCGCGAGGCGCACCTGGCGGCACTGCGTGAACGGCTGCGCGAGAAG GAGCTGCACGCGGCCGAGGTGCGCAGGAACAAGGAGCAACGCGAGGAAATGTCCGGCTAA